The genomic region TCAAATCCAAGCAGGGAAAGCAATCTATCAGTTACCCTCAAAATGTTAAGTTTGAGGGAAATTACATCAAACTGCCTAAAGTTGGGTTAGTGCGTTGTCGTCAGCATCGAAGTTTTGAGGGAAAAATCAAAACTGTAACCCTCTCCAAAAATCCAGATGGTAAATATTATGCTTCAGTTTTGGTAGAGGGTAAAAAAGAACCTCCCTTTCTCTCAACTGAAGGAAAAGCCATTGGCATTGATTTAGGGCTGACCGATTTTGCGATGACCAGTGAGGGGTCGAAATATAATAATTCCAAGCATTTTGATAAACACGCGCGCAACCTAAAAAGAAAACAGCAAAAACACGCTCGAAAAAGGAAAGGCAGCAACAACCGCAATAAATCGCGGGTAAAAGTTGCTAAGATTCACGCCAAAATAAGTCGCTGTCGTGAAGATTTTCTCCACAAGCTATCCCGTAAGATAGTGAACGAAAACCAAGTGATTGTGGTCGAATCCCCCCTAACCCCCCTTAATAAGGGGGGAACTAAAGGGGGGATAGGCATGGTTCGCAATCACCAACTCGCCAAAGCGATTAGTGATGTCGGTTGGGGGATGTTTTGTACGATGTTGAAGTACAAGGCTGAATCAGAAGGAAAAGTTGATCTAGAAGTCGATCGATTTTTTCCTTCCTCTAAAACCTGCCATGTATGCCTCAATCAAATCAAAAGCTTGTCTCTTGATGTAAGAAGCTGGACTTGCGAACATTGCCAAACCCATCATGACAGGGATATCAATGCCGCCATCAATCTCAAAAATGAAGGCTTACGGATATTAGAGTTAGGGACTAGCTCTACTGCCCTTGGAGGGGATGTAAGACGAGGTGGTAGAACTTCAGTTCTATCTAGCGCAGTCCCCAGTGAAGAGGGAAGCCGCTATTGTAATCTTTGATTCAATAGCGGTAGTTCACGGCGATACATCGAACAGCAAGACTCCTCCGATTCGGGAAATGGAGGGGCATCGAACCCCTCCATTTCCCCTGGCTCTCATCCCGACGCTCACCAAGCACGGTTAGAGCGCGGGGCTTCCCGCCGAGAAGCTAAGTGAGGAGATCGCGGAAGCGTCTCTTCAGGAGAACCGCTCGCCCCAGGTGCTCGAAGGTTAGAGCTGTTTGACTTCACCGACGAGTTTGGTCACCACATCTTTAGCGCTGCCAAAGAGCATCATGGTTTTGTCCTTATAGAACAAGTCATTTTCAATTCCGGCGAAGCCCGTACTCATACTGCGCTTGATCACGATCGTGTGATTCGCTTTATCCACGTCGAGAATCGGCATTCCGTAAATGGGACTGCTGGAATTTTCGCGAGCTGCGGGGTTGACGACATCGTTGGCGCCGATGACTAAGGCGACATCGGTTCGCTCGAATTCGCTGTTGATATCTTCCATATCGTAGAGTTGCTCGTAAGGCACGTTGGCTTCGGCGAGCAGTACGTTCATGTGGCCCGGCATCCGTCCGGCGACGGGGTGAATGGCGTATTTGACCTCGACGCCGAGACGTTCCAACTGGTCGGCGAGTTCGCGGACGGCGTGCTGTGCTTGAGCGACGGCCATCCCGTAACCGGGAACGACGACCACCGATCGCGCGTAACCGAGCATCATGGCGCTTTCTTCCGGGTCGATGCTGTGGACGACGCGATCGCCCGTGGTGCCACCGCCACCGCCTGCGACGGTTCCTTCTCCGGTTCCGAAGGCGGCGAACAGGACGTTAGTCAGCGATCGGTTCATCCCCTTACACATAATCACGGTCAGGATGATCCCGGAAGCGCCGACTAAAGCCCCGGCAATAATCAACATGTTGTTCATGACCACGAACCCGGCAGCCGATGCGGCCAAACCCGAGAACGAGTTCAACAGGGAGATGACCACAGGCATATCGCCGCCGCCGATGGGGAT from Oxynema aestuarii AP17 harbors:
- a CDS encoding NAD(P)(+) transhydrogenase (Re/Si-specific) subunit beta, producing MSDLIPTGIQLSYLVAASLFFVGLKKLSSPATARSGNTIASAAMLLAIVATLLDAKVLNYPMIFLGIAIGSGIGAVAAQKVEMTAMPQMVGLFNGLGGAASALVAVGEFWRYFGSLESPGIDTTLVVLLGVLIGGVTFTGSLVAFAKLQGLVSGSPIVFPLQQPFNATLFGGFLALSVYLCLNPLNTPIFLTLVGISLVLGVMFVIPIGGGDMPVVISLLNSFSGLAASAAGFVVMNNMLIIAGALVGASGIILTVIMCKGMNRSLTNVLFAAFGTGEGTVAGGGGGTTGDRVVHSIDPEESAMMLGYARSVVVVPGYGMAVAQAQHAVRELADQLERLGVEVKYAIHPVAGRMPGHMNVLLAEANVPYEQLYDMEDINSEFERTDVALVIGANDVVNPAARENSSSPIYGMPILDVDKANHTIVIKRSMSTGFAGIENDLFYKDKTMMLFGSAKDVVTKLVGEVKQL